One window of Strigops habroptila isolate Jane chromosome Z, bStrHab1.2.pri, whole genome shotgun sequence genomic DNA carries:
- the CA5A gene encoding carbonic anhydrase 5A, mitochondrial isoform X1 yields the protein MNSVKANTLVRFYNQLKTTWSPPAVPARLCSLATSTHKTRNGALHPLWQSPLTIPGGTRQSPINIQWRDSVYDPFLKPLKISYDPTTCLHIWNNGYSFLVEFDDSTDRSIIDGGPLENQYRLKQFHFHWGAMNDWGSEHTVDCKFYPAELHLVHWNAVLYPTFEEAVMEGNGLAVIGVFLKLGACHEGLQTLVDALPAVKHKDTVIEFDVFDPSCLIPSCPDYWTYAGSLTTPPLTESVTWIIKKQPIEVDENQLEAFRMLLFTSDGEEEKRMVDNFRPLQPLMNRTVRSSFQSRHLLNAEVQPKDHAEQMRP from the exons ATGAATAGTGTGAAGGCAAATACCCTGGTGCGTTTCTACAACCAGCTGAAAACTACCTGGAGTCCACCAGCAGTGCCAGCACGACTCTGCAGCCTCGCCACCTCCACTCATAAAACCAGGAATGGTGCAT TGCATCCACTCTGGCAGAGTCCGCTTACAATTCCTGGAGGCACCCGACAGTCTCCTATCAATATCCAGTGGAGAGACAGTGTTTATGACCCCTTCCTGAAGCCTCTGAAAATCAGCTACGACCCAACAACGTGTCTTCACATCTGGAACAATGGATATTCATTCCTGGTTGAGTTTGATGATTCTACTGATAGATCAA TAATCGATGGAGGTCCCTTGGAAAATCAATACAGGCTAAAGCAGTTCCACTTCCACTGGGGAGCCATGAATGACTGGGGTTCGGAGCACACAGTTGACTGTAAATTTTACCCAGCAGAG ttgCATTTAGTACACTGGAATGCTGTTTTGTACCCTACGTTTGAAGAAGCTGTAATGGAAGGTAACGGCTTGGCTGTTATTGGAGtgtttttaaag CTAGGAGCATGTCATGAAGGGCTGCAGACACTGGTTGATGCCTTGCCAGCAGTTAAACACaaa GACACTGTTATCGAGTTTGATGTCTTTGATCCCTCCTGTTTGATTCCTTCATGCCCTGATTATTGGACGTACGCAGGCTCTTTGACTACTCCCCCACTTACTGAATCAGTCACATGGATTATTAAGAAGCAGCCCATAGAGGTTGATGAGAATCAG CTGGAGGCATTTCGGATGCTGCTCTTTACTTCAGAtggtgaagaagaaaagagaatggtAGACAACTTTCGCCCTCTTCAGCCATTAATGAATCGAACCGTCCGTTCATCCTTCCAAAGCAGGCATCTCTTGAATGCTGAAGTGCAGCCCAAGGACCATGCTGAGCAGATGAGGCCATAG
- the CA5A gene encoding carbonic anhydrase 5A, mitochondrial isoform X2, with translation MLLLLRRAWVAAASRRGTRRCSLGACCSYRLRDALHPLWQSPLTIPGGTRQSPINIQWRDSVYDPFLKPLKISYDPTTCLHIWNNGYSFLVEFDDSTDRSIIDGGPLENQYRLKQFHFHWGAMNDWGSEHTVDCKFYPAELHLVHWNAVLYPTFEEAVMEGNGLAVIGVFLKLGACHEGLQTLVDALPAVKHKDTVIEFDVFDPSCLIPSCPDYWTYAGSLTTPPLTESVTWIIKKQPIEVDENQLEAFRMLLFTSDGEEEKRMVDNFRPLQPLMNRTVRSSFQSRHLLNAEVQPKDHAEQMRP, from the exons atgctgctgttgctgcgCCGGGCTTGGGTGGCCGCTGCCTCACGGCGGGGAACGCGACGATGCAGCCTGGGCGCCTGCTGCTCCTACCGCCTGCGAGACGCCC TGCATCCACTCTGGCAGAGTCCGCTTACAATTCCTGGAGGCACCCGACAGTCTCCTATCAATATCCAGTGGAGAGACAGTGTTTATGACCCCTTCCTGAAGCCTCTGAAAATCAGCTACGACCCAACAACGTGTCTTCACATCTGGAACAATGGATATTCATTCCTGGTTGAGTTTGATGATTCTACTGATAGATCAA TAATCGATGGAGGTCCCTTGGAAAATCAATACAGGCTAAAGCAGTTCCACTTCCACTGGGGAGCCATGAATGACTGGGGTTCGGAGCACACAGTTGACTGTAAATTTTACCCAGCAGAG ttgCATTTAGTACACTGGAATGCTGTTTTGTACCCTACGTTTGAAGAAGCTGTAATGGAAGGTAACGGCTTGGCTGTTATTGGAGtgtttttaaag CTAGGAGCATGTCATGAAGGGCTGCAGACACTGGTTGATGCCTTGCCAGCAGTTAAACACaaa GACACTGTTATCGAGTTTGATGTCTTTGATCCCTCCTGTTTGATTCCTTCATGCCCTGATTATTGGACGTACGCAGGCTCTTTGACTACTCCCCCACTTACTGAATCAGTCACATGGATTATTAAGAAGCAGCCCATAGAGGTTGATGAGAATCAG CTGGAGGCATTTCGGATGCTGCTCTTTACTTCAGAtggtgaagaagaaaagagaatggtAGACAACTTTCGCCCTCTTCAGCCATTAATGAATCGAACCGTCCGTTCATCCTTCCAAAGCAGGCATCTCTTGAATGCTGAAGTGCAGCCCAAGGACCATGCTGAGCAGATGAGGCCATAG